A single window of Deltaproteobacteria bacterium DNA harbors:
- the waaF gene encoding lipopolysaccharide heptosyltransferase II, with amino-acid sequence GADVSLDKPHPVPDVRVGEADIFAAKAILEKNNVKPGTVLIGIAPGASFGPSKRWKLEGFKEVAKRCAKEFGALPVIFGGGEDAVVADKLSAILDVRHLNLAGKTKLKEFFALAKMMDAFVTNDSGPMHVAAALGTPTVGMFGWTEPSLTGALGNKVKYISKNVDCKLCHKRECPYGHHKCMDISPEEVYAEVKAFLVGKEKGNG; translated from the coding sequence TGGCGCGGATGTGTCGCTCGATAAGCCGCATCCTGTGCCCGATGTGCGCGTTGGAGAGGCCGATATCTTCGCGGCAAAGGCGATACTCGAGAAAAATAACGTCAAACCGGGCACAGTACTCATTGGCATTGCCCCGGGCGCAAGCTTCGGGCCTTCCAAAAGATGGAAGCTCGAGGGCTTCAAGGAAGTTGCCAAGAGGTGCGCCAAGGAGTTCGGCGCGCTTCCCGTGATATTTGGCGGGGGCGAGGACGCGGTGGTAGCTGACAAGCTTTCCGCGATACTTGACGTACGGCACTTGAACCTCGCAGGAAAGACAAAATTAAAGGAGTTCTTCGCGCTCGCGAAGATGATGGACGCCTTTGTAACCAACGACTCAGGGCCCATGCACGTTGCCGCAGCGCTGGGCACTCCTACGGTCGGGATGTTCGGGTGGACCGAACCCTCGCTTACCGGAGCGCTTGGTAATAAAGTTAAGTATATCTCGAAGAACGTGGACTGTAAGCTTTGCCATAAGCGCGAGTGCCCGTACGGCCACCATAAATGCATGGACATCTCTCCGGAAGAGGTGTACGCAGAGGTAAAGGCCTTTCTTGTTGGAAAGGAAAAGGGAAATGGCTAA
- a CDS encoding HAD family hydrolase codes for MAKKVVFLDRDGTLNVDIGYMRNPEELVLIEGAARSVRKLNDLGVFVVVLTNQSGVGRGYFTEAEVGRANERLLELLKKEGARADAVYFCPHHPDDGCSCRKPAIGMLKQAAAEHGLELKGAIVIGDKLTDVELAHNAGGRGVLVLTGFGSDESAKVGETGRAPDFIAKEIGEAVDWAIREMGL; via the coding sequence ATGGCTAAGAAGGTTGTTTTTCTCGACAGGGACGGCACGCTGAATGTTGATATAGGATATATGCGTAACCCCGAGGAACTCGTTCTTATAGAAGGAGCTGCGCGCTCTGTCAGGAAGTTAAACGACCTTGGCGTTTTCGTGGTTGTTCTAACGAACCAGTCGGGCGTTGGCAGAGGTTATTTTACGGAGGCAGAGGTCGGGAGGGCGAATGAGCGGTTACTTGAGCTTCTTAAAAAAGAAGGTGCAAGGGCCGATGCCGTGTACTTCTGCCCGCATCATCCTGACGACGGCTGCTCATGCAGAAAGCCTGCCATCGGAATGTTAAAGCAAGCCGCCGCGGAGCACGGGCTCGAGCTCAAGGGGGCGATTGTAATAGGCGATAAGCTAACCGACGTCGAGCTTGCGCACAATGCAGGCGGCAGGGGGGTGCTTGTGCTCACAGGCTTTGGCTCTGACGAGAGCGCAAAGGTTGGAGAAACAGGCAGAGCCCCTGACTTCATAGCAAAAGAAATTGGTGAGGCAGTTGACTGGGCAATAAGGGAGATGGGGCTCTAG